A window of the Desulfobacula toluolica Tol2 genome harbors these coding sequences:
- a CDS encoding uroporphyrinogen decarboxylase family protein has protein sequence MTKSMTPPERMMAVLMGQEKPDRVPVVPFIQGYAANIAGMPPGEFWSDGDNYFDANFASMRLHGYEQTPLYGYAACGPWEFGGKVGMPDGSGELAPYVIESPVKTLEDIEKLEVPTFDGPLPGGFAIADRNAERCVAMGMPAGFQAGSIFSAAAQVAETNSFLTWVVTEPDAVHMLMDKVSDMFINALEYFVNKFGAQHCMPFQAGPLEANGMISPVTFKDLVYPYNLKVNKRIKELGIGVSLMHPCADQNLNIPYYVKMREECDWHGRYIWIFGPETSIPDQIKAFGDHDIICGNVDPIAILEKPYEQVVQLCKEAIEQGKDNPGGFILTPGCEFPADAAPIKVMAMMDAAEQFGRY, from the coding sequence ATGACAAAATCAATGACACCACCGGAAAGAATGATGGCGGTATTAATGGGCCAGGAAAAACCGGACAGGGTTCCGGTGGTTCCTTTTATTCAGGGATATGCAGCCAATATTGCGGGCATGCCCCCGGGTGAGTTCTGGTCAGACGGAGACAACTACTTTGATGCTAATTTTGCCAGTATGCGACTGCATGGTTATGAACAAACACCTCTTTACGGATATGCCGCCTGCGGCCCCTGGGAATTTGGCGGAAAAGTGGGTATGCCCGATGGAAGTGGTGAACTGGCACCTTATGTTATTGAGTCTCCCGTAAAGACCCTTGAAGATATTGAAAAATTGGAGGTTCCAACCTTTGACGGCCCTCTGCCGGGGGGATTTGCCATTGCCGACAGAAACGCTGAACGATGTGTTGCAATGGGAATGCCGGCCGGTTTTCAGGCGGGAAGTATTTTTTCAGCCGCGGCACAGGTGGCTGAAACCAATAGCTTTTTAACCTGGGTGGTTACTGAGCCGGATGCGGTGCATATGCTAATGGACAAGGTCAGCGATATGTTTATCAATGCCCTGGAGTATTTTGTCAATAAATTCGGCGCTCAGCACTGTATGCCGTTTCAGGCGGGTCCACTGGAAGCCAATGGTATGATTTCACCCGTAACATTTAAAGATTTGGTTTATCCTTATAATTTAAAAGTGAACAAAAGAATAAAAGAACTCGGCATTGGTGTCTCATTGATGCATCCATGTGCAGATCAGAATTTAAATATTCCTTACTATGTCAAGATGAGAGAAGAATGCGATTGGCACGGCAGATATATTTGGATTTTTGGTCCTGAAACATCAATTCCGGATCAGATCAAAGCCTTTGGAGATCATGATATTATTTGTGGTAATGTTGATCCTATTGCAATTCTTGAAAAACCATATGAACAAGTCGTTCAATTATGCAAAGAGGCTATTGAACAGGGCAAAGACAATCCCGGCGGATTTATTCTGACTCCGGGGTGTGAATTTCCCGCAGATGCCGCTCCCATAAAAGTAATGGCTATGATGGATGCTGCCGAGCAATTCGGTCGATATTAA
- a CDS encoding cobalamin B12-binding domain-containing protein produces MAVNDIYQAVLDFKHKEIAGLVQEELALETDVSEIIQDGLIAAMDELGRLYSEGTLFVPEMLIGAMTMKNGLAVLKPILAETNIQSKGTIVIGTVKGDQHDVGKNLVAMMLEGAGFNVVDIGVDNDTAAFVKAISENNADIAALSSLLTTSMPSMEKIVAELKEQVSDIKTMVGGAPVSIEFAERIGSSGYGENGPEAVQAARRLMEM; encoded by the coding sequence ATGGCAGTCAATGATATCTATCAGGCAGTTTTGGACTTTAAACATAAGGAAATTGCAGGTTTGGTTCAAGAAGAACTTGCTTTGGAAACAGATGTTTCCGAAATTATTCAGGACGGACTTATTGCTGCCATGGATGAGTTGGGGAGGCTTTATAGTGAGGGTACGCTGTTTGTACCGGAGATGCTCATTGGTGCCATGACCATGAAAAATGGACTGGCTGTTTTAAAACCGATCCTGGCTGAAACAAATATCCAGTCCAAAGGCACCATTGTTATTGGTACTGTTAAGGGAGATCAGCATGATGTGGGAAAAAATTTGGTGGCCATGATGCTGGAAGGGGCAGGGTTCAATGTCGTGGATATTGGAGTGGATAATGATACTGCAGCATTTGTAAAGGCTATTTCGGAAAACAATGCTGATATTGCTGCATTGTCCTCCCTTTTGACTACCAGTATGCCATCCATGGAAAAAATCGTGGCAGAACTGAAAGAGCAGGTCAGTGACATTAAAACCATGGTGGGTGGTGCCCCTGTTTCCATTGAATTTGCGGAACGGATCGGATCAAGCGGGTATGGTGAAAATGGCCCGGAAGCAGTTCAAGCTGCCAGAAGGCTTATGGAAATGTAA
- a CDS encoding methyltetrahydrofolate--corrinoid methyltransferase, which yields MFIVIGERINTTLEQVKKAVDKRDAAYITNDVKNQTECGATYIDVNAGAGISHEEEDLKWLIEVVQKATHLPLCIDSPDPKILETAYEMTDKPPIINSISLEKNRFNAMIPFLKGKDCKIIALCMDDSGMPKNSQDIIRCAKTMVKELEDIGIKRDNIFIDPLIQPMSVDGNNGTMVLEAVSVIMKELKGVHTTGGLSNISYGLPKRKIINRSFLLMLMANGFNSAIMDPTDKDLMAALKTGEMIMGNDNFCMNFLKSVRAGEITA from the coding sequence ATGTTTATCGTTATTGGAGAAAGAATCAATACCACCCTGGAACAAGTAAAAAAAGCAGTAGACAAAAGAGATGCTGCCTACATAACAAATGATGTAAAAAACCAAACAGAATGCGGTGCAACTTATATTGATGTGAACGCAGGTGCAGGAATAAGCCATGAAGAAGAAGACTTGAAATGGCTGATAGAAGTTGTACAAAAAGCCACTCACCTTCCTTTGTGCATAGACAGTCCTGATCCGAAAATTCTGGAAACAGCCTATGAGATGACTGACAAGCCTCCGATAATCAATTCAATAAGTCTTGAAAAAAACAGATTCAATGCAATGATACCATTCCTAAAAGGAAAAGATTGTAAAATCATTGCATTGTGTATGGATGATTCCGGAATGCCGAAAAATTCACAAGATATCATCCGTTGCGCAAAGACCATGGTTAAGGAACTTGAAGATATAGGAATCAAAAGGGATAATATTTTCATAGACCCCCTGATCCAGCCCATGAGTGTTGACGGCAATAACGGCACAATGGTTCTGGAGGCTGTAAGCGTGATAATGAAGGAGCTTAAAGGTGTCCATACAACCGGAGGGCTTTCCAACATATCCTATGGCCTGCCGAAAAGGAAAATAATCAACCGCAGTTTTCTTTTGATGCTTATGGCCAATGGATTTAATTCCGCCATAATGGACCCGACCGACAAAGATCTTATGGCTGCCTTAAAAACCGGAGAAATGATTATGGGAAATGACAATTTTTGTATGAATTTTTTAAAATCAGTTAGAGCCGGAGAAATAACAGCTTGA